One window of the bacterium genome contains the following:
- a CDS encoding RNA polymerase sigma factor: MLESPLLRVEQTSDYGSKPGSQSDAGSDADLIGRTLSGDESAFRVLVERYQAQVAATVIGILGSGTEAEDAGQETFIRLFRSLSRIRGESSLGTYVTRIAINLSLDAARRRHRRRFWLRIDDEDEALPEALIVESGQNAESNERRERVQRAVRALDPKHRAVVVLRMIRGFSTKETAVLLGIPAGTVLSRLPGHKRSCGLCCSP; encoded by the coding sequence TTGTTGGAGAGTCCTCTGCTACGGGTAGAACAGACAAGCGATTATGGCTCCAAGCCCGGCAGTCAGAGTGATGCGGGATCGGATGCAGACCTCATCGGACGCACCCTAAGCGGCGATGAGTCGGCCTTTCGCGTGCTTGTTGAACGCTATCAGGCGCAAGTGGCGGCGACCGTGATTGGAATATTGGGGTCCGGAACAGAGGCGGAGGACGCAGGCCAGGAGACGTTTATCCGCCTGTTCCGGTCACTCAGCAGGATTCGCGGCGAATCGTCACTGGGGACGTATGTGACGCGGATTGCCATTAATCTGAGTCTGGATGCGGCGCGGAGGCGGCACAGGCGACGATTCTGGCTGCGAATCGATGACGAAGATGAAGCGCTGCCGGAAGCGTTAATCGTGGAAAGCGGTCAGAATGCCGAGAGCAACGAACGGCGGGAGCGAGTGCAGCGGGCGGTGCGGGCACTCGATCCCAAGCACCGCGCGGTGGTGGTGCTGCGCATGATTCGCGGCTTCTCGACGAAAGAGACAGCGGTGTTGCTGGGAATTCCCGCAGGGACAGTATTGTCACGACTGCCCGGGCACAAGAGAAGCTGCGGCCTATGCTGCAGTCCCTGA
- a CDS encoding toll/interleukin-1 receptor domain-containing protein translates to MGYFRRDELDAYADTAQRSDRMGPPKAEDLCPGVTAYVSHHRADHVAAAGLRALLMAQGVTVRTEAVPDGLDPTATDQCKQGIRDCTVFLLLVSHHSLQSLWLPWELGLAESLKPAMAIALVPLEEVTGTAACEALLRRYHTLRPDEHQAAVLFSPMGFVAELSDWLRGRQRDFGASASRLSTVQTAQREVHPFHQRGCGGL, encoded by the coding sequence ATGGGATATTTCAGGCGAGACGAGTTGGACGCCTATGCGGACACAGCGCAGCGTAGCGACCGTATGGGTCCACCCAAGGCTGAGGATCTTTGTCCCGGAGTCACAGCCTATGTGTCACATCACCGCGCGGATCACGTCGCGGCGGCCGGTCTGAGGGCGCTCCTGATGGCACAGGGAGTGACGGTGCGCACGGAGGCGGTGCCGGATGGACTCGATCCCACGGCGACCGACCAGTGCAAGCAGGGAATTCGGGACTGCACGGTTTTCCTGCTGCTGGTTTCACATCACTCGCTCCAGTCGTTGTGGCTGCCGTGGGAACTGGGTCTGGCCGAGAGCCTGAAGCCGGCGATGGCCATTGCGCTTGTGCCCTTGGAGGAGGTCACCGGAACGGCGGCCTGCGAAGCTTTGCTCCGGCGTTACCACACCTTGCGCCCGGACGAACATCAGGCCGCCGTACTTTTTTCTCCTATGGGCTTTGTGGCGGAACTCTCGGACTGGTTGCGCGGCAGGCAAAGAGATTTTGGAGCCAGTGCATCCCGGCTCAGCACCGTCCAGACTGCCCAGCGCGAGGTTCATCCCTTCCACCAGCGCGGGTGCGGGGGATTGTGA
- a CDS encoding outer membrane beta-barrel family protein, translating to MHLIRRVLFLLSFASAVSALWAEDSSLGNIQGVVIDEATRLPLQFVNVTLRKSGDSTAVTGQITDSAGVFAMHGVPAGEYYVTQQMIGYRPRKSPAFRISPDRLTVNLGKIALATSEIQMDEVQISAEKMLFTTSIDRKIYNVERDLTGKSGSVSELLQHVPSVQVDIDGNVSLRGSSNVMFMVNGRPSPLVNRNSSTVLEQMPANSIERIEVLTNPSAEFKPDAAAGIINIVMKKNTTAGMNGSVAGNMGDSERYNSNLSLNYNPGKYNLYGSYGIRRNNRNRTTTDDRQQADTSFAFLSQRTSGHARPLMQTASGGWDYQAGKHDQFGLSGSYFGSGVDRTENADNILSDANRTLTSSYVRNRNQDQSYKEAEVTGFYEHGFAKEEHSLRFEFTSSYAPEREDNQFTNIYRTPAISNTFDKSRLKETESNHQVSVDYANPLSETTSLKAGYSAEIQTGDFDNHIENFDAAQQVYVVDTAKTNRFRSHQITHALYSTWRQSFGKLGVLAGLRGEYVDLTSNLVTLDSSISQSYANVYPSLHLSYGVSKPVELQLSYSKRTRRPDIDDLNPFPEYSDPRNVRSGNPKLRPEYVHSLELGCQYRQGEISVTPALFYRYTYNRFTWVTRALNDSVLLTTHDNLSNDQAGGLEVNVTAGVAKVVSLHGTASVYENQIDASNLTGGRRTVNTWSSNLTMDINATETTRLQLSSNYRSSMLTAQGHMSPSYTLNAGFRQQFYNGKLSLLVTVTDIFHTMKREFTVDTATLHETAVTTFDSRVIYAGLTFRFGKAPKKSRDEQIRYDSGE from the coding sequence ATGCATCTCATTAGACGAGTTCTTTTCCTTCTCAGCTTCGCCTCCGCAGTCAGCGCACTGTGGGCGGAAGACAGTTCGCTGGGCAATATTCAGGGAGTGGTGATTGACGAAGCCACACGGCTTCCCCTGCAATTTGTGAATGTCACACTGCGAAAGAGCGGGGACAGCACCGCCGTTACGGGACAGATCACCGACTCGGCAGGGGTCTTTGCCATGCATGGAGTTCCGGCAGGGGAATACTATGTGACTCAGCAGATGATCGGTTACCGGCCACGCAAGAGCCCTGCCTTCCGGATCAGTCCGGATCGATTGACCGTGAACTTGGGAAAGATTGCCCTTGCTACCAGCGAAATTCAGATGGATGAGGTGCAAATTTCGGCGGAGAAGATGCTGTTCACGACGTCGATCGACCGCAAGATCTACAATGTGGAGCGGGATTTGACGGGGAAGTCGGGATCGGTCAGTGAACTGCTGCAGCATGTGCCGTCGGTGCAGGTGGATATTGACGGAAATGTGAGTCTGCGCGGCTCGTCGAATGTCATGTTTATGGTGAACGGACGCCCGTCGCCGCTGGTCAACCGGAACAGTTCAACCGTGCTGGAGCAGATGCCTGCCAATTCCATCGAGCGCATCGAGGTGCTCACCAATCCCAGCGCGGAGTTCAAACCGGATGCCGCCGCAGGAATCATCAATATTGTGATGAAGAAGAACACGACCGCCGGCATGAACGGCAGCGTGGCGGGCAATATGGGAGACAGCGAACGGTACAATTCGAATCTCAGTTTGAACTACAATCCCGGAAAGTACAATCTGTACGGGAGCTATGGGATTCGCCGCAACAACCGGAATCGCACCACCACGGATGACCGCCAGCAGGCGGACACGAGCTTTGCCTTCTTGAGCCAGAGGACCAGCGGACATGCCCGGCCCTTAATGCAGACGGCGTCGGGCGGATGGGATTATCAGGCCGGCAAGCACGACCAGTTCGGACTCTCCGGCAGTTACTTCGGGAGCGGCGTTGACCGTACGGAGAATGCCGACAACATCTTATCTGACGCGAACCGGACCTTGACCAGCAGCTATGTCCGCAACCGGAATCAGGATCAGTCGTACAAGGAAGCCGAGGTGACCGGGTTCTACGAGCACGGTTTTGCCAAGGAAGAGCACAGCCTGCGGTTCGAATTCACGTCATCCTATGCACCGGAGCGGGAAGACAACCAGTTCACCAATATCTATCGCACGCCGGCCATATCGAACACCTTCGACAAGTCCCGCCTGAAGGAGACCGAAAGCAATCACCAGGTGTCGGTAGACTATGCGAATCCCCTTTCGGAAACAACCTCGCTGAAGGCCGGATATTCGGCGGAAATTCAAACCGGTGATTTCGACAACCACATCGAGAACTTCGACGCAGCGCAGCAGGTCTACGTCGTGGATACCGCCAAAACCAACCGGTTTCGCAGCCACCAGATAACGCATGCGCTTTACAGCACGTGGCGGCAGTCTTTCGGAAAGCTCGGCGTACTGGCGGGATTGCGCGGAGAATACGTGGATCTCACGTCCAATCTGGTAACGCTGGATTCTTCAATCTCCCAGTCTTATGCCAACGTCTACCCTTCTCTGCATCTGTCCTATGGAGTGAGCAAACCCGTCGAACTGCAATTGAGCTACAGCAAGCGGACCCGCAGGCCGGACATTGACGATCTGAATCCGTTTCCCGAATATTCCGATCCGCGCAACGTGCGCTCGGGCAATCCGAAACTGCGGCCCGAGTATGTCCATTCCTTGGAACTGGGCTGCCAATACCGTCAAGGGGAAATCAGCGTGACACCGGCCCTGTTCTACCGTTACACCTACAACCGCTTCACGTGGGTGACAAGAGCGCTGAACGACAGCGTGCTGCTGACGACCCACGACAACCTCTCGAATGATCAGGCCGGCGGCCTTGAGGTGAATGTAACCGCCGGCGTGGCGAAGGTGGTGTCGTTGCATGGCACGGCGAGCGTGTACGAAAATCAGATTGACGCCTCCAACCTGACGGGCGGGCGAAGAACCGTGAACACATGGAGCAGCAATCTGACCATGGACATTAATGCAACGGAGACCACTCGGCTGCAGTTAAGTTCCAACTACCGCTCCTCGATGCTGACCGCGCAGGGGCACATGTCTCCAAGCTACACACTGAACGCGGGCTTCAGACAGCAGTTTTACAACGGCAAGCTATCGTTACTGGTTACCGTCACGGATATTTTCCATACCATGAAGCGCGAGTTTACCGTGGACACGGCAACGCTGCACGAGACCGCCGTCACAACCTTCGACTCCCGCGTCATCTATGCGGGTTTGACCTTCCGGTTCGGAAAGGCACCGAAGAAGTCGCGTGACGAGCAGATCAGGTACGACTCGGGAGAATAG
- a CDS encoding carboxypeptidase regulatory-like domain-containing protein, whose protein sequence is MRRLVKVWVWALALLTLAGAVVVMGATGSRSVTHQTETGRPVNPALSEAFARMQEKVHRGIPLNDQDKQLTAEMMAATSGRESRRPLDNQGGPDAFGYMFVDNQGGDTATYSWIELRGDDNATWLNAADFTSVDDGMTNAPVEIGFNFPFYGQTYSQCSFGTNGDVQFATSYAYEYTQCLPRMQSGAMVTAFATDLHLLNGGIPTGDGVVGYKNFGTYFVVEWDSVGFYNTGICPNGSLKFQAILYNSGRIKFQYNQLIVPTGCFGTYAPNIGIQQNGTTGTSLVYACGQAGIFPVDGQATWFVLPNGVPRPVTNLQSAVNGHDVTLTWVDPTQDTNGNPMAVDSVQIWMGAPGQGTRVGVVSPGVQTFVHSNAPDGNLVYYVRAANEGWFSPSVTANAMVGTPTYSQDFEIDNGAWVADNGWAWGTPTFAQAPAPHSGTNVWGTVLDGPVPANACYHLDLDLGLEVISPAATLEFWGWWSMYPANGYDACHFEVSVDGGTTWELITPVDGYTGMIWNNQTCIPNQNAWSNTSNGWRHIVLPIGAYLGQTPMYRFTFGSVSWSSTYAGFYIDDMMIWGLHPAQQANIAGTITLNGGTGNVTQALVATDGLGSPTAHPAANGTYTLTNAQVGHRRIVASLAGYVPDTLLVLLDSTGYTGANITLRRVAPPAPTGLTGTVRTTARIDSLHWDVSPDVLVDGYKLYRRPDGTPTWQYRRTVTGRATQWVLDTLETEGVYQYVITAIDNDVTDPPVESDYSNTITKAFGHQPPALLTANGNFDNRIHLSWVAPGAPLEREVYYDNGVNSPAVFDIRWLGQVSFGYFVSHFQTNNGPATITRIKIYYTHNATLGDPIEVAVFADTGDGTPTFTPLGLISTQQEEPFDSFRTFIVDPPVTIPSGSFFVGTRQVTANGICIGGDQVDPMINNTFFCAPDVFSWYTFEWEGLMAIPMIRALVVGDIGDGLASETELAPSPSRITAPVPAFLAHPSKTMQALSGSVPGKKSMTQPAVALCGAPGYRGMQMGDMADRRRTSLPYRAPYMEAAGSVNPGRHGHSLDDVVRFVIYRDNAVRDSVGPNVTQYDDATPPLQENVPHTYWVKARWDDNALSVNSDTVTARCNMAPGAPTNVTVTPVGLSQMHVTWTDPTINADGTPCTDLDSLRVYRDGTYIGHVLHGVQTYTDTPPDPMMIYSWTVKAIDEVPNEGAGASASGSVVSPWHTVELQWVDITTNGTVAAQSDDIVTGPYDLGFNFPYYGQTYTSVMVGSNGYITFGDQTVTLGAPCPPNVGVPNGVVFAFAADLWPTAGQCKYYADAANQRFIVSWDHCPPCCSDNSPYRTFQIILDSNGGVTLQYGQMDNNSGVVGLENADGSDGVSLWCNNTGPFTPGNNAVQFWGGPRQAIDGTIRHLGGSNPFLENAHVWVTGLPDTMLTDANGHYQMPVDPGTYTVHFQHATHCDSVRANVVVEPNVNSTINMSLRSPNATLSASSLTFVVRRFQTVPQSFTITNTAGNCPLSYEVLDSVAWLTSDPASGTVNPNETTTITVTAAPGTLQPNEYHTTMRVLCNAPGSPFLLQVDMNVLSVDQIPGLLPTEFALHANYPNPFNPTTLLPFDVPQNSQVAIIVYNVMGQEVATLVNGKYAAGRYQVSFDAGNLPSGLYLVKMTAGNYTAMNKMMMLK, encoded by the coding sequence ATGAGACGACTTGTTAAGGTTTGGGTGTGGGCACTGGCATTGTTGACGCTGGCCGGCGCGGTAGTGGTGATGGGCGCCACCGGAAGTCGAAGCGTTACCCACCAGACCGAGACCGGGAGGCCGGTTAATCCTGCGCTGAGCGAAGCTTTCGCCAGGATGCAGGAGAAAGTTCACCGTGGAATCCCGCTGAATGATCAGGACAAGCAATTGACGGCCGAGATGATGGCCGCAACATCCGGGCGCGAGTCACGGCGTCCGCTGGATAACCAGGGCGGGCCGGATGCGTTCGGTTACATGTTTGTGGATAATCAGGGCGGCGACACGGCGACATACTCCTGGATCGAATTACGGGGAGACGATAACGCAACGTGGCTGAACGCCGCGGATTTCACCAGCGTCGACGACGGCATGACGAATGCCCCTGTGGAAATCGGCTTCAACTTCCCCTTCTACGGCCAGACCTATTCGCAGTGCTCTTTCGGAACGAACGGCGATGTGCAGTTCGCCACGAGCTATGCGTATGAATACACCCAGTGCCTGCCCCGCATGCAGTCGGGTGCAATGGTAACGGCCTTCGCCACGGACTTGCATTTGTTGAATGGCGGCATCCCGACCGGCGACGGTGTGGTAGGTTACAAGAATTTCGGCACCTATTTCGTCGTGGAATGGGATTCGGTTGGGTTCTACAATACGGGCATCTGCCCGAATGGCTCTTTGAAGTTTCAGGCCATTCTGTACAACTCGGGGCGGATCAAATTCCAGTATAATCAGTTGATCGTCCCGACGGGATGTTTCGGCACGTACGCTCCGAATATCGGTATCCAGCAGAACGGCACAACGGGCACCAGCCTGGTGTACGCCTGCGGTCAGGCCGGGATCTTCCCGGTGGACGGCCAAGCCACGTGGTTTGTGCTGCCCAACGGTGTGCCACGGCCTGTGACCAATTTGCAAAGCGCCGTGAATGGACATGACGTCACGCTGACGTGGGTGGATCCGACGCAGGACACCAACGGCAACCCGATGGCCGTAGACAGCGTGCAGATCTGGATGGGCGCTCCCGGACAGGGTACTCGCGTCGGCGTGGTCAGCCCCGGTGTTCAGACGTTTGTACACTCCAACGCGCCGGACGGCAACCTCGTGTATTATGTTCGCGCCGCCAACGAAGGCTGGTTCAGCCCCTCGGTCACAGCGAACGCCATGGTGGGGACTCCGACGTACAGTCAGGATTTTGAAATCGACAACGGCGCATGGGTTGCGGACAACGGCTGGGCCTGGGGAACGCCGACGTTTGCTCAGGCTCCCGCGCCGCACAGTGGCACCAATGTGTGGGGTACCGTCCTGGATGGACCGGTTCCTGCCAATGCATGCTACCATCTCGACTTGGATCTCGGTTTGGAAGTGATCAGTCCCGCAGCTACGTTGGAATTTTGGGGATGGTGGAGCATGTATCCGGCCAACGGGTATGACGCCTGCCATTTCGAAGTCAGCGTGGATGGCGGCACAACGTGGGAGCTGATCACCCCGGTGGACGGCTATACGGGAATGATATGGAATAATCAGACCTGTATTCCGAATCAGAATGCGTGGAGCAACACCAGCAACGGCTGGCGGCATATCGTTCTGCCTATCGGTGCCTACCTCGGCCAGACTCCGATGTACCGTTTCACCTTCGGGTCCGTGTCCTGGAGCAGCACCTATGCCGGTTTCTACATCGACGACATGATGATCTGGGGACTTCACCCGGCGCAGCAGGCCAACATTGCAGGAACCATTACCCTGAATGGCGGCACAGGCAACGTGACTCAGGCGCTGGTAGCGACCGACGGATTGGGAAGCCCGACGGCTCACCCCGCGGCGAACGGAACCTACACACTGACCAACGCTCAGGTCGGACACCGCCGCATTGTGGCCAGCCTGGCCGGTTATGTTCCCGATACCCTGCTGGTCCTGCTGGACAGCACGGGCTACACCGGCGCGAACATCACGCTGCGCCGCGTGGCTCCGCCTGCTCCGACAGGTTTGACAGGCACCGTCCGTACCACCGCTCGCATAGACAGCCTGCATTGGGACGTGTCTCCCGATGTGCTGGTGGACGGCTACAAACTCTATCGCCGCCCGGACGGGACCCCGACGTGGCAATATCGCCGTACTGTCACTGGACGCGCGACGCAGTGGGTACTGGATACGCTGGAAACGGAGGGCGTTTATCAGTACGTGATTACCGCGATTGACAACGACGTTACCGATCCTCCCGTAGAATCGGACTATTCGAACACGATCACCAAGGCTTTCGGACATCAGCCGCCGGCCCTGCTGACGGCCAATGGCAATTTCGATAACCGGATTCACCTCTCATGGGTTGCGCCCGGTGCGCCGCTCGAGCGGGAAGTGTATTACGACAACGGCGTCAACTCGCCGGCCGTGTTCGATATCCGCTGGCTCGGTCAGGTGTCTTTCGGCTACTTCGTGTCCCACTTCCAGACGAACAATGGACCGGCCACGATTACCCGGATCAAGATCTACTACACCCACAATGCGACCCTCGGAGATCCCATCGAAGTGGCGGTGTTTGCCGACACCGGCGATGGAACACCGACCTTCACTCCGCTGGGTCTGATCTCCACTCAGCAGGAAGAGCCGTTCGACTCTTTCCGCACCTTTATCGTGGATCCTCCGGTGACGATTCCCAGTGGATCGTTCTTTGTGGGAACACGCCAGGTTACGGCCAATGGCATCTGTATTGGCGGTGATCAGGTCGATCCCATGATCAACAACACGTTCTTCTGCGCGCCGGATGTGTTCAGTTGGTATACCTTCGAGTGGGAAGGGTTGATGGCCATTCCGATGATTCGAGCGCTGGTCGTTGGTGATATCGGCGATGGCTTGGCGTCGGAGACCGAGCTGGCACCGTCGCCTTCGCGGATCACGGCGCCGGTTCCCGCGTTCCTCGCGCATCCTTCCAAGACCATGCAGGCGCTCAGCGGTTCGGTCCCGGGCAAGAAGTCGATGACGCAACCGGCGGTCGCCCTGTGCGGTGCGCCCGGTTATCGCGGCATGCAGATGGGTGACATGGCCGACCGCCGGCGCACGAGCTTGCCTTATCGCGCACCCTACATGGAAGCCGCGGGAAGCGTCAATCCGGGACGCCACGGTCACTCGCTGGACGACGTGGTGCGATTCGTAATCTACCGGGACAATGCCGTGCGCGATTCGGTTGGGCCGAACGTGACTCAATATGACGACGCGACCCCGCCGCTGCAGGAGAACGTTCCGCATACCTACTGGGTCAAAGCCCGCTGGGATGACAACGCCTTGTCGGTGAACTCGGACACGGTTACGGCGCGATGCAACATGGCGCCGGGCGCACCGACCAATGTCACGGTGACGCCGGTCGGTCTGTCTCAGATGCATGTGACGTGGACGGATCCAACGATAAACGCCGACGGAACACCCTGCACCGATTTGGACAGCCTGCGTGTTTATCGCGACGGAACGTATATCGGACACGTCCTGCATGGTGTACAGACCTACACCGATACTCCGCCTGATCCCATGATGATCTACTCATGGACGGTCAAGGCGATTGACGAAGTACCCAATGAAGGAGCCGGCGCGAGCGCCAGCGGTTCGGTGGTCAGCCCGTGGCATACGGTGGAACTGCAGTGGGTGGACATCACCACGAACGGCACCGTGGCCGCGCAGAGTGACGACATCGTGACCGGTCCGTACGATCTGGGATTCAATTTCCCCTATTACGGCCAGACCTACACATCGGTGATGGTGGGTTCCAATGGCTACATCACCTTCGGTGACCAAACGGTGACGCTCGGGGCTCCGTGCCCGCCCAATGTCGGCGTGCCCAACGGTGTGGTGTTTGCTTTTGCAGCGGATCTTTGGCCGACCGCAGGCCAGTGCAAGTACTATGCGGACGCCGCCAACCAACGGTTCATCGTGAGTTGGGACCATTGCCCGCCGTGCTGTTCCGACAACAGTCCGTACCGTACTTTCCAGATTATTCTCGATTCGAACGGTGGCGTCACGCTGCAATATGGTCAGATGGATAACAACAGCGGCGTGGTGGGTTTGGAAAACGCGGATGGATCCGATGGTGTCAGCCTGTGGTGCAATAATACCGGGCCGTTTACGCCGGGCAATAATGCCGTTCAGTTCTGGGGCGGTCCGCGCCAGGCGATTGACGGCACGATCCGCCATCTGGGCGGTTCCAATCCGTTCCTCGAAAATGCCCACGTGTGGGTGACCGGTTTGCCCGATACGATGCTGACCGATGCCAATGGCCATTATCAGATGCCGGTGGATCCGGGCACGTACACGGTGCATTTCCAGCACGCGACGCATTGTGATTCGGTGCGGGCTAACGTGGTGGTGGAACCCAATGTGAACTCTACCATCAATATGTCGCTGCGTTCGCCGAATGCCACGCTCTCGGCCAGTTCGCTGACGTTTGTGGTGCGCCGCTTCCAGACGGTCCCGCAATCGTTCACGATCACAAATACTGCGGGCAACTGTCCGTTGAGCTATGAGGTACTCGATAGCGTGGCATGGCTGACGAGCGATCCGGCAAGTGGCACGGTGAATCCGAATGAGACAACCACCATTACGGTCACTGCCGCTCCGGGAACCTTGCAGCCGAACGAGTACCACACCACCATGCGGGTGCTGTGCAACGCGCCGGGCAGTCCGTTCCTGCTTCAGGTGGATATGAACGTGCTGTCGGTGGACCAGATCCCCGGCCTGCTGCCGACGGAGTTTGCCCTGCACGCCAACTATCCGAATCCCTTCAACCCGACGACGCTGCTGCCCTTCGACGTGCCGCAGAACAGTCAGGTGGCTATCATCGTCTACAATGTGATGGGGCAGGAAGTGGCCACGCTGGTCAACGGCAAGTACGCCGCGGGCCGCTATCAGGTCAGCTTCGATGCCGGAAACCTTCCCTCGGGTCTTTACCTTGTGAAGATGACCGCCGGAAACTACACCGCCATGAACAAGATGATGATGCTGAAGTAA
- a CDS encoding Re/Si-specific NAD(P)(+) transhydrogenase subunit alpha, with translation MLIGILKETAIHERRVSIVPDGAAALIAKGIEVVIESGAGESAYYPDRAYQDKGARIAATRETVLAADVLATVNLPGVPLADRRAIIERLHPQQIMMGLLNPLGDPKLMDALAARNVTAFALELVPRITRAQSMDALSSMATVAGYSAVLIAARTLPRFFPMLMTAAGTVTPARVFVIGAGVAGLQAIATARRLGAVVHAYDVRPAVKQEVQSLGAKFVELDLETRAAADSGGYARAMDERFYARQRELMSRVLAHSDVVISTAAVPGKKAPVLITRQMVSLMPPGSVIVDLAAEQGGNCEATKPGGTVVERDVTILGPQNLPSSLPYHASQMYSKNITSFLLYVQKELPEEGTGERLVLAEDEIIHDTLVMHGGRIVNARVREALGNSALPAEERQTV, from the coding sequence GTGTTAATCGGCATCTTAAAAGAAACCGCTATCCATGAGCGCCGGGTGAGCATCGTGCCCGACGGAGCCGCTGCGCTGATTGCGAAGGGAATAGAGGTTGTTATCGAATCCGGCGCGGGGGAAAGTGCGTACTACCCCGACCGGGCTTATCAGGACAAAGGCGCACGTATCGCCGCCACTCGGGAAACGGTGCTGGCGGCGGATGTGCTGGCCACGGTAAATTTGCCGGGAGTGCCACTTGCAGATCGGCGCGCAATTATTGAACGGCTTCACCCGCAGCAGATTATGATGGGGCTCTTGAATCCGCTGGGTGATCCAAAGCTGATGGATGCACTGGCGGCGCGCAACGTCACCGCCTTTGCCCTTGAACTGGTGCCACGGATTACGCGCGCACAGAGTATGGATGCGCTCTCGTCGATGGCTACGGTAGCCGGATATTCGGCGGTGCTGATTGCCGCGCGGACTCTGCCGCGATTCTTCCCGATGCTGATGACCGCCGCGGGCACGGTGACTCCGGCGCGGGTGTTCGTCATCGGCGCGGGCGTCGCCGGATTGCAGGCGATTGCCACGGCACGGCGGCTGGGCGCGGTCGTACATGCCTATGACGTGCGGCCTGCCGTCAAGCAGGAAGTGCAAAGCCTCGGCGCGAAGTTCGTCGAACTGGACCTGGAAACGCGCGCCGCGGCGGACAGCGGCGGCTATGCCCGTGCGATGGATGAACGTTTCTATGCCAGACAGCGGGAACTGATGAGCCGAGTATTGGCCCATAGCGACGTAGTGATCTCCACGGCGGCTGTTCCGGGAAAGAAGGCTCCGGTGCTGATCACGCGGCAGATGGTGAGCCTTATGCCGCCGGGTTCGGTGATTGTGGATCTGGCCGCGGAGCAGGGCGGCAACTGCGAAGCTACGAAGCCGGGGGGCACGGTCGTCGAGCGGGACGTGACGATTCTTGGGCCGCAGAATCTGCCCTCTTCCCTTCCCTACCACGCCAGCCAGATGTACTCGAAGAACATCACGTCCTTTCTGCTGTATGTACAGAAGGAACTGCCTGAGGAAGGCACTGGCGAGCGTCTGGTCTTGGCGGAGGATGAGATTATCCACGACACACTGGTGATGCACGGCGGTCGGATAGTGAACGCGAGAGTCCGCGAGGCGTTGGGCAATTCCGCCCTGCCTGCAGAAGAAAGGCAAACGGTGTAA
- a CDS encoding NAD(P) transhydrogenase subunit alpha, giving the protein METLVTAITVFVLATFVGFEIIHRVPPLLHTPLVSGTNAISGITVVGAIVTAGTGHDTITAVLGFVAVAFATINVVGGYVVTHRMLKSFKKSRER; this is encoded by the coding sequence ATGGAAACTCTGGTTACGGCGATTACGGTGTTTGTACTCGCGACGTTTGTAGGTTTTGAAATCATCCACCGGGTACCGCCACTGCTGCATACGCCACTGGTCTCGGGCACGAATGCGATTTCCGGCATCACTGTCGTCGGAGCAATCGTGACGGCGGGGACAGGACACGACACGATCACGGCGGTTCTGGGGTTTGTGGCCGTGGCTTTCGCGACGATTAATGTGGTCGGTGGGTACGTGGTGACGCACCGCATGCTGAAATCCTTCAAGAAGAGCCGTGAACGGTGA